One window of Microcoleus vaginatus PCC 9802 genomic DNA carries:
- a CDS encoding ABC transporter permease, with protein sequence MENRRLNKNLVFPQPAFQRFWRSTSGKIGLILTLALMISALLAPLLSPYDPAVDRDYLLRLVAPSAKHWFGTDGLGRDLLVRVWHGLGISLLVSLVSVGAGLIVGALLGLVAGYFRGFLEIAIGTLADILLAFPSILLAIGVVTVTGPSLQSVIIAVSLVQIPIYIRLTRSMVLSLREQEFVLAAKALGASDLRIIFRHILPGSLAPLVVQATLSTGTATLEAAGLGFLGLGAQPPVPELGTMLSDAFKGGYALSSPWTILFPGLLITLTVLGFNLLGDGLRDALDPRSNAAARK encoded by the coding sequence ATGGAAAATCGAAGATTGAATAAAAACTTAGTATTTCCACAACCAGCTTTTCAACGATTTTGGCGATCGACTTCGGGGAAAATCGGCTTAATTTTGACTTTAGCGCTGATGATCTCGGCATTGTTGGCCCCCCTACTTTCTCCTTACGATCCGGCGGTCGATCGAGATTATTTGTTGCGCTTAGTGGCTCCTAGCGCTAAACATTGGTTTGGCACCGACGGTTTGGGGCGAGATTTGTTGGTGCGGGTTTGGCACGGATTGGGGATATCTTTACTCGTCAGCCTGGTTTCTGTGGGTGCGGGTTTAATTGTGGGAGCGCTTTTGGGGCTGGTGGCCGGGTATTTTCGGGGGTTTCTGGAAATTGCGATCGGCACTTTGGCGGATATTTTGTTAGCTTTTCCTTCGATTTTACTGGCGATCGGCGTTGTTACCGTCACCGGGCCGAGCCTGCAAAGCGTAATTATCGCTGTCAGCCTCGTGCAAATTCCGATTTACATCCGCTTAACTCGCAGTATGGTGCTGTCTCTGCGGGAACAAGAATTTGTTTTGGCTGCCAAGGCCTTGGGCGCCAGCGACTTGCGGATTATTTTTCGCCACATTTTGCCGGGAAGTCTGGCGCCTCTAGTTGTACAAGCAACTCTTTCGACTGGTACGGCGACACTAGAAGCTGCGGGTTTGGGTTTTTTGGGTTTGGGCGCACAGCCGCCGGTTCCTGAGTTGGGGACGATGCTTTCTGATGCTTTTAAGGGCGGATACGCTCTTTCTTCTCCTTGGACTATTTTGTTTCCCGGTTTGCTGATTACCTTGACTGTTCTGGGTTTCAATCTTTTGGGCGACGGGCTGCGAGACGCTTTAGACCCCAGATCCAATGCTGCGGCAAGGAAATAG
- a CDS encoding insulinase family protein, translated as MTSTLLKTSARSPLNAPTIRHFPNGLTVIAEHLPVDAVNLSVWLNLGSAVEPDDINGMAHFLEHMIFKGTPSIPSGEFERAIEQRGAVTNAATSQDYTNYYITTAPKDFAELAPLQVDVLLNASIPDDAFDRERLVVLEEIRRSEDNPRRRTYQRSMELAFEVLPYKRPVLGPTAVIEQLTAQQMRDFHSSRYQPGAMTAVAVGNLPVDQLIEIVADSFAAKSTAQNNKINVPAVGNFHPESQILNYGQESPFTETVRREFVDSALQQARLIVMWRVPGFMEMSETYALDVLATILGHGRTTRLVQDLREEKGLVSSISVSNMTQRLGGVFSISAQLPTENLAAVEAAIVQHIRTLQTELVTDAEISRIRTQVANRFIFGNETPSDRASLYGYYQSMVGDIAPALNYAACIQAQTAEDLRDAAVKYLSPDAMGVVVIRPDEA; from the coding sequence ATGACATCCACCCTACTCAAAACCTCCGCCCGATCGCCCCTCAACGCCCCAACAATCCGCCATTTCCCCAACGGCCTCACCGTTATAGCCGAACACTTGCCGGTCGATGCTGTTAACCTCAGCGTGTGGCTCAATTTAGGCTCAGCCGTCGAACCAGACGACATTAACGGCATGGCTCACTTTTTAGAACACATGATTTTTAAGGGAACTCCGAGCATTCCCAGTGGCGAATTTGAGCGCGCGATCGAACAACGCGGCGCTGTCACCAATGCTGCTACCAGCCAAGATTACACTAACTACTACATCACCACCGCCCCTAAAGATTTTGCCGAACTAGCTCCCCTGCAAGTCGATGTGTTGCTCAACGCCAGCATTCCCGACGACGCCTTCGATCGAGAACGGCTGGTAGTCTTAGAAGAAATTAGACGATCGGAAGACAATCCGCGCCGCCGTACCTATCAGCGATCGATGGAATTAGCATTTGAAGTCCTGCCCTACAAGCGACCCGTACTCGGCCCGACTGCAGTAATCGAACAGTTGACAGCCCAACAAATGCGGGATTTCCACAGCAGCAGATATCAGCCAGGGGCGATGACAGCCGTAGCTGTCGGCAATTTGCCAGTCGATCAACTAATAGAAATTGTCGCAGACAGTTTTGCTGCAAAAAGCACAGCACAAAACAACAAAATAAATGTGCCTGCTGTCGGCAACTTTCACCCAGAATCCCAAATCCTGAACTACGGCCAAGAATCGCCGTTTACAGAAACAGTCCGTCGCGAATTTGTAGACTCTGCCCTTCAGCAAGCCCGACTGATCGTGATGTGGCGAGTGCCTGGTTTCATGGAAATGTCCGAAACTTATGCCCTCGACGTTTTGGCGACAATATTGGGTCACGGCCGCACAACTCGCTTGGTTCAGGATTTGCGCGAAGAAAAAGGGCTAGTTTCGTCAATTTCGGTCAGCAACATGACTCAGCGACTAGGCGGCGTATTCTCAATTTCCGCTCAACTACCGACAGAAAACTTGGCTGCAGTGGAAGCTGCGATCGTCCAACACATCCGCACTCTCCAAACCGAACTGGTGACAGATGCCGAAATTTCCCGCATCCGCACTCAAGTAGCAAATCGGTTTATCTTTGGTAACGAAACTCCGAGCGATCGAGCAAGTTTGTATGGTTACTATCAATCGATGGTAGGAGATATCGCTCCCGCCCTCAACTATGCCGCCTGCATCCAAGCTCAGACTGCCGAGGATCTCCGAGATGCCGCCGTCAAATATCTCTCTCCCGACGCGATGGGTGTTGTGGTAATTCGCCCCGACGAAGCATGA
- a CDS encoding peptidoglycan-binding protein, producing the protein MKLQNFLNSKIRYDAKAIAADDELSGQIQSRLIDLGLLKPPVDGIFGPLSTATLHRFQTLMKCGEAGFLGAVTAKKLIETKPEEIPTHPLILKTLRDTIFKSKPLASSQIHDSEKQVIPAGKEFEILAFAPARGHIRVALRNESFKGSGIWYVFGAHAQITQDSVLFYPKPNPPTVRLGIPYRSQLDNLNNPTGSCNVTSLAMCMDFLRVPRRKQTGQYEDELYEYAIAKGYSRWDPYDLAKIVKDYGAQDFFTENATIDDVQDWLATGNPAVIHGYFTSFGHIIVASGYDSEGFFVHDPYGEWFRSGYDTSVSGAYLHYTYRLIRSLCMPDGNFWVHFISK; encoded by the coding sequence ATGAAATTACAAAACTTTCTCAACTCAAAAATTAGGTACGATGCCAAAGCAATTGCTGCCGACGACGAACTCAGTGGCCAAATTCAAAGCCGCCTCATTGACCTGGGTTTACTGAAACCTCCCGTAGACGGAATTTTTGGCCCTCTCTCTACCGCCACCCTCCACCGATTTCAAACTCTGATGAAGTGCGGCGAAGCGGGGTTTTTGGGAGCAGTCACAGCCAAAAAGCTGATTGAAACCAAACCAGAGGAGATTCCCACGCATCCCCTGATCCTGAAAACGCTCAGAGACACCATTTTTAAATCAAAACCGCTGGCGTCTTCTCAAATTCACGACTCGGAAAAACAAGTAATACCAGCCGGAAAAGAGTTTGAGATTCTGGCTTTTGCTCCGGCTCGCGGTCACATCAGAGTTGCTCTCCGCAACGAGTCTTTCAAAGGTTCAGGAATTTGGTATGTTTTTGGAGCACACGCTCAAATTACTCAAGACAGCGTTCTGTTTTATCCCAAACCGAATCCCCCAACTGTCAGGCTGGGCATTCCTTACCGATCGCAACTGGATAACTTGAATAATCCTACAGGTTCTTGCAATGTAACTTCATTAGCGATGTGTATGGACTTTTTGAGGGTGCCACGGCGCAAACAAACCGGGCAATATGAAGACGAACTCTACGAATATGCGATCGCCAAAGGTTATAGTCGCTGGGACCCCTACGATTTAGCAAAGATTGTTAAAGATTACGGCGCTCAAGATTTCTTTACCGAGAATGCAACTATTGATGATGTTCAAGATTGGCTCGCCACTGGAAATCCCGCTGTCATCCACGGATACTTCACGTCTTTCGGTCACATTATAGTTGCCTCAGGCTACGACAGCGAGGGATTCTTCGTCCACGATCCCTATGGTGAGTGGTTCCGAAGTGGCTACGATACAAGTGTCAGCGGTGCTTACTTGCACTATACTTACCGCTTAATCCGCAGCCTCTGTATGCCTGACGGGAATTTTTGGGTTCATTTTATCTCTAAGTAA
- a CDS encoding carboxylating nicotinate-nucleotide diphosphorylase, which produces MTAILPPWIVLDSLLHNWLLEDIGRGDRTTSALFPANSIQGTAKWIVKEAGVIAGLPIADRTFKLLDSSLSFIPQVPEGKLCEKGEVIAEISGNFDALLTGERVALNLAMRLSGIATLTQKYVDKIADLPVQLVDTRKTTPGLRLLEKYATQVGGACNHRMGLDDAVMIKDNHIAAAGGIAEAIALIRNSIPYPLTIEVETETLAEVETALQHKADIIMLDNMSFDLMRQAVAIIRQKSDRVKIEASGNVTLETIRSVAETGVDYISTSAPITRSTWLDLSMKINS; this is translated from the coding sequence ATGACAGCAATATTACCGCCTTGGATAGTTTTAGACTCGCTATTGCACAACTGGCTACTAGAAGATATCGGTAGGGGCGATCGCACAACATCGGCCTTATTTCCCGCAAACAGCATCCAAGGTACGGCTAAATGGATTGTCAAAGAAGCTGGAGTCATTGCCGGATTGCCAATTGCCGATCGCACATTTAAACTTTTAGACAGCAGCCTCAGTTTCATCCCGCAAGTACCGGAAGGGAAACTGTGCGAAAAAGGAGAAGTAATTGCCGAGATTTCCGGCAATTTCGATGCGCTGCTAACCGGAGAAAGAGTAGCATTAAACTTGGCAATGCGTTTGAGTGGCATCGCTACTTTAACTCAGAAATATGTTGACAAAATTGCCGATTTGCCCGTGCAATTAGTGGATACCCGCAAGACAACGCCGGGATTGAGATTGTTGGAAAAATACGCAACTCAAGTCGGTGGTGCTTGCAATCACCGGATGGGATTAGATGACGCGGTGATGATTAAAGACAATCACATTGCGGCGGCTGGAGGAATTGCAGAGGCGATCGCCCTAATTCGCAATTCTATCCCCTATCCGCTGACGATCGAAGTCGAAACCGAAACTCTCGCCGAAGTAGAAACAGCTTTGCAGCACAAAGCCGATATTATCATGTTAGATAATATGTCCTTTGATTTGATGCGGCAGGCTGTGGCAATAATTCGCCAAAAGAGCGATCGGGTAAAAATTGAAGCTTCCGGCAATGTTACTTTAGAAACAATTAGAAGTGTAGCGGAAACCGGAGTTGACTATATTTCTACCAGTGCTCCGATTACGCGATCGACTTGGCTCGATTTGAGTATGAAAATTAATAGTTAG
- a CDS encoding HAMP domain-containing protein, which translates to MVRQSLGQRLSSLRVGQKIGLGYTLALGIAVCGTIAGFGVGDHYQQETQEHEQHARNEVELLQRLQSRVLQARTHQQQLIPLAQYPEKFQDEYAHLLKHKAEIQKIWAELKAFVAKYHSRQDNVHHATILAFLQTYDRVPQLYSQELERRVERIRSLDLASPTDVEQAQALMLEFTNSDLALEYDGISDDLVGFIDHAYQELEVATRSYQQASEVAEKLVVASIGLSVAIAILLAILTSRAIAQPIQALTSVARRTTEESNFELQATVEQDDEIGMLANAFNQLIRAVQQLLQQQKTANEQLENYSQTLESEVEVRTQELSDKNTQLQQLLEELQRTQVQMVQSEKMSALGQMVAGVAHEINNPANFIHGNLTHVQEYAHNLLGLVQLYQNYYPDPAPEIQAEAEDIDMEFIQADLPKVLDSMKLGTDRIRQIVLSLRNFSRMDEADFKAVDIHEGIDSTLLILQHRLKDKPERPAIQVIRDYGNLPLIECYPGQINQAFMNILANAIDALEEANVKRTYQEIKENPNLITIRTAMIDSKWVKIAISDNGTGMSESVQKRLFDPFFTTKSVGKGTGLGLAISYQIVTEKHGGKLDCCSIPGEGTEFVIQILVQQQIRDAV; encoded by the coding sequence ATGGTGCGCCAGAGTTTAGGACAACGGTTATCCAGTCTCAGAGTTGGGCAAAAGATCGGTTTAGGATACACCCTTGCTCTAGGCATTGCTGTGTGTGGAACAATTGCTGGTTTTGGAGTTGGGGATCATTATCAACAAGAGACTCAAGAGCATGAACAACACGCGCGTAACGAAGTGGAACTTCTGCAGCGTCTGCAATCTCGTGTTCTCCAAGCCCGAACCCACCAACAACAACTCATTCCTTTAGCGCAATACCCAGAAAAATTTCAAGATGAATATGCTCACTTGCTGAAGCATAAAGCTGAAATCCAAAAAATTTGGGCTGAACTTAAGGCATTTGTGGCAAAGTATCATAGTCGGCAAGATAATGTACACCACGCAACGATTCTAGCCTTCTTGCAAACCTATGACCGTGTACCACAACTCTACTCACAGGAATTAGAACGCCGAGTTGAACGAATTCGTAGTCTGGATCTTGCGTCACCCACTGATGTTGAGCAAGCCCAAGCCCTGATGTTGGAATTTACCAACAGCGATTTGGCGCTTGAATACGATGGCATCTCCGATGATTTGGTGGGTTTTATTGACCATGCTTACCAAGAACTTGAGGTAGCAACAAGGTCATATCAACAGGCTAGTGAAGTTGCTGAGAAATTGGTGGTTGCAAGTATCGGATTGTCTGTTGCGATCGCCATTCTTTTGGCAATTTTGACCAGCCGAGCAATTGCCCAACCCATTCAAGCTCTTACCAGCGTTGCCCGACGAACTACTGAAGAATCTAATTTTGAGTTACAAGCGACTGTTGAGCAAGATGATGAAATTGGAATGCTTGCCAATGCCTTTAACCAATTAATTCGCGCTGTTCAACAACTGTTACAGCAACAGAAAACAGCCAACGAACAACTCGAAAACTACAGCCAAACGCTTGAATCTGAAGTGGAGGTAAGAACCCAAGAACTCAGCGACAAAAATACCCAGTTGCAACAACTCTTAGAGGAACTGCAACGCACTCAGGTTCAAATGGTGCAAAGCGAAAAGATGTCTGCTTTGGGGCAAATGGTGGCAGGGGTGGCACACGAAATCAACAATCCAGCCAACTTCATTCACGGCAACTTGACTCATGTGCAGGAATACGCCCACAATTTATTAGGTTTGGTGCAACTCTACCAGAATTACTATCCCGACCCAGCACCCGAAATCCAAGCTGAGGCGGAAGATATTGATATGGAGTTTATCCAAGCCGATCTACCTAAAGTCCTCGACTCCATGAAACTCGGCACCGATCGCATTCGCCAGATTGTTTTGTCACTCCGCAACTTTTCACGAATGGATGAAGCTGACTTCAAAGCCGTTGATATTCATGAGGGCATTGATAGCACGTTGTTGATTTTGCAGCATCGCTTGAAAGATAAACCAGAGCGTCCAGCGATTCAAGTAATTCGTGATTATGGTAATCTACCCCTAATAGAATGCTATCCTGGTCAAATCAATCAGGCGTTTATGAACATCCTGGCAAATGCGATTGATGCGCTGGAAGAAGCCAACGTCAAACGAACCTATCAGGAGATTAAGGAAAATCCCAACCTGATTACCATTCGGACTGCCATGATTGATTCAAAGTGGGTAAAAATTGCAATTTCTGATAACGGAACGGGAATGTCTGAATCTGTTCAGAAACGCCTCTTTGATCCATTCTTCACCACAAAGTCTGTCGGTAAGGGAACGGGCCTGGGGCTGGCGATTAGCTATCAGATTGTCACTGAGAAACATGGCGGTAAGTTAGATTGCTGCTCAATACCTGGTGAGGGAACCGAGTTTGTGATTCAAATCCTTGTCCAGCAGCAAATCCGTGATGCGGTCTAA
- a CDS encoding cytochrome P450 encodes MFQSITSQINGSSSFLSYLVIVLAVTSIASILSWRWWKGKETYKSLQSLPSPPQYWVLGNLPQVLAAVKQKKLFQLFFDWSQQLGPMYVIWNGRTPSVILSKPKVIEDTIINGMRDGSLIRSKEVRQAWNDMSGSIMLGETATEWQWRRQAWNPEFSSSNISKYLEIISQACEQVIETLKQVAPPKEVEVDPLFVELTMRVISSFVLGIPVDRNSISQEGSPLEVSKLYEAMSIVGYRFLRQATGEKRWMKYLPTQNSRDYWAARRYLTEFLTPRVDLALQMREQNQTDFPQVSSLFRESMLVKIAAKEPKYDRETLISESIELLIAGTDTTAHTLSFAVGELSLNPRVFQQARDIVDQAWQKQSGINLKNLKELAYIRAIIKETLRLYSVASGSSPLETERDTLIDGTVIPRGTRVSWSMLAAGRDPEVYANPEEFLPERWLDKNKETSSLPMIHFGSGSHRCLGEHLSMLEGTMMLALLVRHFDWELVNGRSSLEELQQNLLIYPSDRMPVRFRERN; translated from the coding sequence ATGTTTCAAAGCATTACTTCTCAAATAAATGGTTCTTCTTCCTTCTTGTCATATTTAGTAATAGTATTAGCCGTTACTAGCATAGCGTCTATACTGAGTTGGCGATGGTGGAAAGGCAAGGAAACGTATAAATCGCTACAATCTCTCCCGTCGCCTCCCCAATATTGGGTGTTAGGAAATCTACCACAAGTATTAGCAGCAGTAAAACAGAAGAAATTATTTCAGCTATTTTTTGATTGGAGCCAGCAGTTAGGCCCGATGTACGTCATCTGGAATGGCAGGACTCCATCTGTGATTTTAAGTAAACCAAAAGTAATTGAAGATACCATTATCAATGGGATGAGAGATGGTAGCTTAATTAGATCCAAGGAAGTACGTCAAGCATGGAACGATATGAGCGGTTCTATTATGCTCGGAGAAACTGCAACCGAGTGGCAGTGGCGACGCCAGGCTTGGAATCCAGAATTTAGTTCGAGCAATATTTCCAAATATCTGGAAATAATTAGCCAAGCTTGCGAACAAGTCATTGAGACACTGAAACAAGTTGCCCCCCCAAAAGAGGTGGAAGTAGATCCTCTGTTTGTGGAACTAACAATGAGGGTGATTTCCTCTTTTGTACTAGGTATCCCTGTAGATAGAAATAGTATCAGTCAGGAAGGTTCTCCCCTGGAAGTTAGCAAGTTGTACGAAGCGATGTCTATTGTAGGCTATCGTTTCCTGCGACAAGCTACGGGGGAGAAAAGATGGATGAAATATTTGCCAACTCAGAATTCACGGGATTATTGGGCAGCAAGGCGATATTTAACGGAATTCCTTACTCCCCGTGTAGACTTAGCTTTACAGATGAGAGAACAAAATCAAACTGATTTCCCACAAGTCAGTAGTTTGTTTAGGGAATCAATGTTAGTCAAAATCGCGGCTAAAGAACCCAAATACGATCGTGAAACCTTAATATCAGAATCGATTGAACTATTAATCGCGGGTACTGACACCACAGCCCATACTTTATCCTTTGCAGTTGGCGAATTGAGCTTAAATCCAAGAGTATTTCAACAAGCACGAGATATCGTTGACCAAGCTTGGCAAAAACAAAGTGGGATCAACCTAAAAAACCTCAAAGAATTGGCTTATATTCGTGCCATTATCAAAGAAACACTGCGCCTTTATTCAGTTGCCTCTGGCTCAAGTCCATTGGAGACTGAACGGGATACTCTAATTGACGGTACAGTGATTCCGCGTGGGACAAGAGTATCCTGGTCAATGCTTGCAGCCGGAAGAGATCCAGAAGTTTATGCTAATCCAGAGGAATTTTTGCCCGAACGTTGGCTAGACAAGAATAAGGAAACAAGTTCACTGCCAATGATACACTTTGGCTCAGGGTCGCATCGTTGCTTAGGAGAGCATCTATCAATGCTCGAAGGAACAATGATGTTAGCATTATTGGTGCGCCACTTCGATTGGGAGTTAGTTAACGGTCGTTCTTCTCTCGAAGAATTACAGCAAAACCTGTTAATTTATCCGTCAGATCGAATGCCAGTACGCTTTCGAGAGAGAAACTAA
- the sufR gene encoding iron-sulfur cluster biosynthesis transcriptional regulator SufR, whose product METTQQTSTKQEILQYLLKGGQGTALELAESLDISPQAIRRHLKDLEAEGLIQYQSVQAGMGRPQHIYELTSLGRDRFPNRYGDFAVSFLDTLAETVGREQVITILRKQWQRKATDYRRLVGAGSLQERVTKLVELRRAEGYMAECYPVESVEVGMCDRAGLGDRFVLMEHNCAISNVAETFPSVCGNELEMFAAVLPDCIVERTHWIINGEHRCGYLIARRKEEGRRKKEEG is encoded by the coding sequence ATGGAGACTACTCAGCAGACTTCCACGAAACAAGAGATCCTGCAATATTTGCTCAAGGGGGGGCAGGGGACGGCTCTTGAGTTGGCGGAGTCTTTGGATATCAGCCCGCAGGCGATTCGCCGTCACTTGAAGGATTTGGAAGCGGAGGGGCTGATTCAGTATCAGTCGGTTCAGGCTGGGATGGGGCGGCCGCAGCATATTTATGAGCTTACCAGTCTGGGGCGCGATCGATTCCCGAATCGTTACGGCGATTTTGCAGTCTCTTTCTTGGATACTTTGGCGGAAACCGTCGGCCGCGAGCAAGTGATTACTATCCTGCGAAAACAGTGGCAGCGCAAAGCTACGGACTACCGGCGGCTAGTGGGTGCGGGTTCGCTGCAAGAACGGGTGACTAAGTTGGTGGAACTCCGCAGGGCTGAAGGTTATATGGCTGAGTGTTATCCTGTAGAATCTGTAGAGGTTGGGATGTGCGATCGCGCTGGTTTGGGCGATCGATTTGTGTTGATGGAACACAACTGCGCGATTTCTAATGTTGCTGAAACTTTTCCGAGTGTGTGTGGCAATGAGTTGGAAATGTTTGCAGCGGTTTTGCCGGATTGTATTGTGGAGCGGACTCACTGGATTATTAATGGGGAACACCGCTGCGGTTATTTGATTGCAAGAAGGAAGGAAGAAGGAAGAAGGAAGAAGGAAGAAGGATGA
- the sufB gene encoding Fe-S cluster assembly protein SufB encodes MSSTTVKTLVNQPYKYGFVTDIESDTIPRGLSEDVVRLISAKKNEPEFMLQFRLKAYRKWLTMSEPTWPHVNYPAIDYQQIIYYSAPKQKPKKLNSLDEVDPTLLETFEKLGIPLSEQKRLGNVAVDAVFDSVSIATTFREKLAKDGVIFCSISEAVKDYPELIEKYLGSVVPVGDNFFAALNSAVFSDGSFVYIPKGVKCPMELSTYFRINNGDSGQFERTLIVAEENSSVSYLEGCTAPMFDTNQLHAAVVELVTMDNADIKYSTVQNWYAGDANGKGGIYNFVTKRGLCQGVNSKISWTQVETGSAITWKYPSCVLVGDNSVGEFYSVALTNNKQQADTGTKMIHVGKNTRSTIISKGISAGNSSNSYRGLVKMGPNAKGSRNYSQCDSMLIGDNAQANTFPYIQVQNHTAKVEHEASTSKIGEEQLFFFAQRGISAENAISMMISGFCKDVFNQLPMEFAAEADKLLSLKLEGSVG; translated from the coding sequence ATGAGTTCTACCACAGTCAAAACCTTAGTCAACCAGCCCTACAAATACGGTTTCGTCACCGACATCGAGTCAGACACCATCCCCCGCGGCTTGAGCGAAGATGTAGTCCGCCTGATTTCCGCCAAGAAAAACGAACCGGAATTCATGCTGCAATTCCGCCTCAAAGCATACCGCAAGTGGCTGACAATGAGCGAGCCCACCTGGCCCCACGTCAACTATCCCGCGATCGACTACCAACAAATTATCTACTATTCCGCGCCCAAACAAAAGCCCAAAAAGCTCAACAGTTTGGACGAAGTAGACCCGACACTGCTAGAAACCTTCGAGAAATTAGGAATTCCCCTCTCCGAACAAAAGCGCCTCGGAAATGTCGCAGTTGACGCCGTTTTCGACAGCGTTTCAATTGCCACAACATTTAGAGAAAAGTTAGCCAAAGATGGTGTTATTTTCTGTTCCATCTCAGAAGCCGTCAAAGATTATCCCGAATTAATAGAAAAATATCTGGGCAGCGTCGTACCAGTCGGCGATAACTTTTTCGCAGCCCTCAACTCCGCCGTATTCAGCGACGGTTCCTTCGTTTACATTCCCAAAGGCGTCAAATGCCCGATGGAACTGTCAACCTATTTCCGCATCAACAACGGAGATTCCGGCCAGTTCGAGCGCACCCTAATTGTCGCAGAAGAAAACAGTTCTGTATCTTACCTAGAAGGCTGCACCGCGCCGATGTTTGACACCAATCAACTGCACGCCGCCGTCGTGGAATTGGTAACAATGGACAATGCGGATATCAAATACTCGACAGTGCAAAACTGGTACGCTGGGGACGCCAACGGCAAAGGCGGCATTTACAACTTCGTGACGAAACGGGGTTTGTGTCAGGGAGTTAATTCTAAGATTTCTTGGACGCAGGTAGAAACAGGTTCCGCGATTACTTGGAAATATCCCAGTTGCGTGTTAGTCGGCGACAACTCGGTGGGCGAATTCTACTCGGTAGCGCTGACAAATAACAAACAGCAAGCTGACACCGGCACCAAAATGATCCACGTTGGCAAAAATACTCGCAGCACGATTATTTCTAAGGGAATATCGGCGGGAAATTCATCCAACAGCTATCGCGGTTTGGTGAAAATGGGACCTAATGCTAAAGGCTCTCGCAATTACTCTCAGTGCGATTCCATGCTGATTGGCGACAACGCTCAAGCGAATACTTTCCCTTATATTCAAGTGCAGAACCACACCGCTAAAGTGGAACACGAAGCTTCTACTTCTAAGATTGGGGAAGAGCAATTGTTCTTCTTCGCACAGCGGGGAATTTCCGCAGAAAATGCTATTTCGATGATGATTAGCGGTTTCTGTAAAGATGTTTTCAATCAGTTACCGATGGAATTTGCGGCGGAAGCTGATAAGCTGTTGAGTCTGAAACTCGAAGGAAGTGTCGGGTAG
- the sufC gene encoding Fe-S cluster assembly ATPase SufC, which yields MIVENSQVVLSVRDLTANVEDTQILKGLNLEIKSGEIHAIMGPNGSGKSTLSKILAGHPAYTVTGGEVTFLGQNLLELPPEERSLAGVFLAFQYPLEIPGVSNLDFLRVAYNSHRKHRGLEELDAFDFQDLIEDKLDIVKMNDSFLGRSVNEGFSGGEKKRNEILQMALLEPKLAILDETDSGLDIDALKIVAGGVNQLSNAGNSMLVITHYQRLLNYIIPDFIHVMEGGRIITTGPKELALELEERGYDWVGEEEAAGVGAR from the coding sequence ATGATTGTTGAAAATAGTCAAGTGGTGCTATCCGTCCGCGATTTAACGGCGAATGTGGAAGATACCCAAATCCTTAAGGGTTTGAATCTGGAAATTAAATCGGGTGAAATTCACGCGATTATGGGCCCGAACGGTTCGGGCAAAAGCACTTTATCCAAGATATTAGCCGGCCATCCTGCTTATACGGTAACGGGCGGAGAAGTTACTTTTTTGGGTCAAAATCTGCTGGAATTACCGCCGGAAGAACGTTCTCTGGCTGGCGTATTTCTGGCTTTTCAATATCCTTTAGAAATTCCCGGCGTTAGCAATCTGGATTTCTTGCGCGTGGCTTACAATTCTCACCGCAAACATCGCGGCTTGGAAGAATTGGATGCTTTTGATTTCCAAGATTTAATCGAGGACAAGCTGGATATTGTCAAGATGAATGATTCTTTTTTAGGCCGCAGCGTAAATGAGGGTTTTTCCGGCGGCGAGAAAAAGCGGAATGAGATTTTGCAAATGGCGCTGTTGGAACCGAAATTAGCTATTTTAGATGAGACTGATTCGGGTTTGGATATCGATGCTCTCAAGATTGTCGCCGGCGGTGTGAATCAGTTGTCAAATGCTGGAAATTCGATGTTGGTGATTACTCACTATCAGCGGTTGCTGAATTACATTATTCCTGATTTTATTCACGTCATGGAAGGTGGCCGAATTATCACGACTGGCCCGAAAGAGTTGGCGCTGGAATTGGAAGAGCGCGGTTATGACTGGGTTGGGGAAGAGGAAGCAGCAGGAGTAGGCGCGCGATGA